The Candidatus Poribacteria bacterium DNA segment TAGCAGGCTAACGCACAACGGACAACGGCTTCGGGGGGTGGAATGTCGTTCCGCCATGCCCAACGGTGGTGCTGGATGATGGGATGTTGTGAGGCAAGCGGTTCGTTCCACGTCGCGGGCAATTCGAGTGTGTCCGGGTCATACTGTGAGAGGAATTCGGGGGGTGCGATCAGCGGAAAGTGTGGGTGCATGAATCCGCAGTAGAGTAGGAACGGTTTGTCGTCCGGTGCCGTGGCTTTTTCGCGGAGGAAATCCACAGCTAAGTCCGTGACGTTTCTGTCGTATCGTGTGTGTTCGTGGTCCCCCGGTCCGCATTCGGTGACGTGTGAATTAGAACCGCGACGTGCGTCAGATGTGCGCCGTGGCGGTCTTCCATTTCTGTTACACCATCGCGGCAGATCGTCCAGCAAACGATGCGAGAAACCGTGGAGCCGGTCAGTTCCGTTGAAGTGCGTCCGTCCGCACAGCACAGTCTCATACCCTGCCTCCGTCAAGTAATCCCCCCACGTTGGGTACTGCCGATCCGGAATTACGCCCAAATCCCACGCGCCAATTTGATGCGGATACCGTCCGGTGAGCATTGATAGGCGTGAAGGTGTACAAATTGGATAATTGCAATAGGCGTTGTCGAAGGTGTAACTCTGTTCGGAAAGGCGATCAAGGTTCGGGGTTCGGACAACCGGATGCCCGCTATTCCCCATCACAGCACCGGCGTGTTCATCTGAAAATAGAAAGACGATGTTCATTTTTTAAACTTTCCTTGCAGAGTCGTTGCGTAGGTTTTATGTTTGACGGGCCTTCCTCTTGAGTCGCCTGCGTGTTTTTGCAAACGCTGAAATCCAATGCGAAGAAAGTCTTTGCTTGGGGTTTTGCTTGGGTATTTCTACGTATTGTTGCAGGCTAACAACTTGGGGTATTAATACGAAATTAAGATTCTGTAGAAGTATATCCGATTTGGAGAAAGGAAGCGACAACTTTTTACAATCTTAGAAAAAAATGATATGATATGATATGCACAGGAAACTCCTTAAGGAGGTCAACTTTGATGCAAACAACGAACCGCCATGCTACCCAATCGCTCCGGTCCGATACGACGCTTATCCCGGATATTGCCCCGAGCAACACCGTTAGCTTTCGAGGGGACGGAGAACCGAAAACGCCTTCGACGATGCTACAGAGTCTTGCTGAGTTCGACCAAAAATTTACGCTTAAAGAGGATGCCTATTCCCTCGGTGGCACTGTCGAGCAGCTTGAGAAAAAATGCGCTGAAATGTTGGGCAAGGAGGCGGCAGTCTTTATGCCGACGGGGACACTCGCCAATCATCTTGCTATCCGAAAACTCTGCGGTGTCAAACCGCGTGCGATCGTCCAGGAGCAAAGTCATCTCTACAATGACAGTGGCGATTGTGTAACGCGGCTCAGTAACATAAACCTTATACCCTTGGCAAAGGGGGGACCCTATTTTACTCTCGAAACGTTGAAAGCAGCGGTAGAGCAAGCAGAGAGCGGAAGGGTCATCAATCCGGTGGGTGCGGTGATGGTTGAAAGCCCTGTGCGCCGCCAATTGGGGAAAATTATGCCGTTTGACGAAATGAAGGCGGTAACGGACTACTGCCGAGTTAAACAGATTGGGAGTCATCTTGATGGCGCGAGGCTCTACATCATGTCCGGCGCGACCGGCATTCCGCCCGCGGATTATGCAGCGTTGTTTGATACAGTATATGTATCGTTGTACAAATATTTTGGAGCTCCGTTCGGGGCGATATTGGTAGGCACGGCTGAGTTTATGGACGGCTTGTATCACGACCGTCGTATGTTTGGAGGCGGGTTGGCATCAGCAAACTTTGCGGCAGCGTTGGCACTTCAGGGCATAGATGGGTTTGAAGAGCGTTTCAATCGTGCAATGACACGGGCAAGAACCCTTTTTGATAAAATCAACGCGCTGGAGAGCATCAGTGTTGAACCTTTTGAGCACGGTTCTAATATATTTCCACTGAAGTTGGAATCAGATATTGATGGTACACGTTTCGTTGAGGTGCTTAAGGAGCATTCGGTATCTGTATCCCCGCCAGAGGGCGATCACGCCAGACGTATCATGCTGACTGTGAACCCAACCCTTTTACGTCAGGATATCCAAGATCTATTCTGCGCTTTTGAACGTGCTATTAAAGAGAGTCAACAGTGTCCGCTTGTATGAATAAGATATCTCTGATAAAATAACAAGCGTTGGAAAGAATACCCCTGATAGCAGTATCTATTTGAGGAGTTAACAATGAAAGAAAAAATCGAAGCCGAAATCATAGAAGTTCTTGACACGTGGATGGCGGCATTTAATCGTCTTGATATAGTGGCATGGGAAAAAACGTTTCACTTTCCGCATTATCGTCTCGCTGCTGGCAACATGCGAATCCTCAACGAACCGGGTGAACAGGACGTGGAGCGGATAAGAAAGAACCTGACCGCACGTGGCTGGCATCACAGTGGTTGGGACAGACGCAACATTGTCCATGCCTCGGAATCCAAAGTCCACGTTGACACGCAGTTCACACGCTATCGCGCCGATGGCACGGTCATTGCCTCCTACGAGTCGCTCTACGTCTTAACCTGCGAAGTGGGACGCTGGGGCATCAAGTTACGATCGAGTTTCGCGCCGTAATATTTTAATTTTACCTTGCGGAGAAACAAAGTGGGTTAAGATTTTAGTTGTCTTTTCTTAAATTCGCCCTCCACTTCGTTACGGGCTTATGTTTTTTGGGACTCATTAGATACAAAGAAAGGTTTTTAATCTACGAGATCTTGGGCTGCGCTCCGCTTCGCTTACGCGCAGGTTTCTGGTAATGCTAAGGTGTAGCCTGCAACAACGGCGCAGGCGGATATACGGAGGTGACATTTCATTTATCAAACCCACTTGATCGAACCGCAAGGAACAATTAAAAAACCGAATATTGTACTCCTTATGTGTGATCAGATGCGGTGGGACGCTGCCGGGTTCGCCGGTAGCCCGATCGTTCAAACGCCGCATCTGGATCGGCTGGCAGCAAATGGCGTCTGCTTCGAAAACGCTTATTGTGCATCGCCGGTCTGCTCGCCGGCACGCGCAAGTTGGTTGACAGGACTCTACCCGCATGCCCATTTACAACTGCGGAATTACGGACCGAAAAGAATGGGGGAATTCGGCGGCTACTTGCCTCACGATCGGATCACGATTGGGGATGTGCTCAAACGCGCGGGCTATCGCTGCGGTATCGTTGGTCCGTGGCATCTGGGGGACGACCATCGTCCACAACACGGATTTTCCGATTTTTGGTGTGCCTATCGTTATCTCGGTGACTATCCAGACCCACTCTTTGATTACTTCGATACGGAAGGGGTTGAAAACCTCTATCGCTCAGGGGCACCCGGAATGACGCAGTACGGAAATATCCTGGAATTCGGCACCATTACAGATCCTCGACAGCAGCGCACAACTTGGACGATCGACTGTTCGCTCGAATTTCTTCAGCAACAGGGTGATGACCCGTTCTTCCTGTTTGCGAGTATTAAAGATCCACATCCACTTGTCTTGGTGCCGCCGGACCTACCGGAACGTTATCATGAAGAAGAGATGCCATTATCCGCCTCGTTGCGTGATCCACTCGATGGGAAGCCCGAATTTCAGAATCGCGGAAAATTCCGCATCCCTTCAACGGTAACTGACGCTGAATTCCGTCGAATGATGACTTACTACTACGCCCTAATTACACACATCGACACCCAAGTCGGACGCCTGCTAAACGTGCTTGAGGGGACAAATACGGTTGTCGCCTTCATAAGCGATCACGGCGAGTTGCTCGGCGACCACGGCTACACCGAGAAGTGTTTGATGTATGAGGCTTCGGTGCGCGTGCCGTGTCTGCTCTCATGGCAAAACCATCTGCCGTCGGGTTTTCGCGTCACGACCCCGCTGGCGGGCGTGGATCTGATGCCGACCTTGTTGAGTTTCGCGGATCAGGTCCCAGGGACGCCGATTGATGGACGCTCCGTCGCAGAGGCGATTTTGAACGGGCGACAGCCCGAACATCAACCGATCTTCGCCGAAATCGCCAGTCTCGATGCGATCTATCATAATGCAAACGAACCGGAAGAACTGGCGGCTTGTATGATGATGACCGATGGACACTGGAAATATATTCGGAACCGCTTTGATATTGATGAACTCTATGACCTTAAGACAGACCCGGGCGAAATGCGAAACGTCGCCCATCGTCCGGAACACCAGAACCGCATCGCACAGATGCGCCAGCAGATCGCCGAGATGGTTTGCCGAACAGGCCCCGGTCCTTATGCGTGGTGTTTGTAGCCATAAGCTCACGTGGATTGGGTACGCCTATCTCCGATTTGACCATCACCCATAATAGGAGAGACAAATGGATAACGAAATCATGAGTAATGAAGAGAATTACGCTTTTGATGTGGCGGGTTACTTACACGTTCCGAGTGTCCTCAATCAAGAAGAGGTGACGGCACTTAACGCGGCATTAGATGTCGTTGGAGAGCGTGAGGTGCTGTTAGGCGGAGACAGCCCACACCGCGAATTGTTCCGCGACTTACTGGTCCATCCGAAATTGGTGTGGTATCTGAATCAGATCATAGGACACGGTTTCCGACTCGATCAAGCCCCTCGACTGTTGGGGGACCAAGAAGGTGAAATTTCAACACTCGTCGGTGGCGATGAACCGAGAAATCCGTCCCAAGCATACTTCCAACAAAACGGTCGGAGAAGTTCCCAAGGGGTGCGAGCGATCTGGGTATTGGAAGATGTCGGGCAGCGGGACGGTGGATTGGTCGTTGTTCAGGCAAGCCACAAGAGCAATGTCGAAACGCCCCACGACTTGGCGACAGGCGTTGACGATATGGGATTGGCGGTGCAACCGGCACTAAAGGCAGGGGACCTCTTTTTAGTCGCGACATCTACGCTCCAAGGCGTGCGACCGTGGAAGAATGCTCCGAAACGGTTGCTGACTTACGGGTATGCGGCGCGTGCGGCGGTTCAGTCCAATCCGGTTGGACCCCACTCAGAAACCGAATCTTTGCCCGGATGGGCAGCCGAAGCGACGCCTGCGCAAAAGGCGGTCATGTACGTTCCTGGGTATAAGGGTTCAAGTCCACCACCAGTGATCAATACAGATGGCGAAGAGACGTGGGTGGAGGAAGATTCGTCCATCATTCATCCATCAATTTATACCCGCGACCCAAATTCTGGGATTGATGAGAAGGAGTTCTACTTTTGGGATCTGAATGGGTATGTAGTAGTGCCTGGTGTGATGGATGAGCAGTGGCTTGCGGAAGCCAACGAGGCGATAGATAAATTCCAAGATCGCATCGTTGTAGGCGAGGAATTAGCGCGCGGATCGATAAGTCAGGCTGGCACAGGCCGCCC contains these protein-coding regions:
- a CDS encoding sulfatase-like hydrolase/transferase, whose protein sequence is MNIVFLFSDEHAGAVMGNSGHPVVRTPNLDRLSEQSYTFDNAYCNYPICTPSRLSMLTGRYPHQIGAWDLGVIPDRQYPTWGDYLTEAGYETVLCGRTHFNGTDRLHGFSHRLLDDLPRWCNRNGRPPRRTSDARRGSNSHVTECGPGDHEHTRYDRNVTDLAVDFLREKATAPDDKPFLLYCGFMHPHFPLIAPPEFLSQYDPDTLELPATWNEPLASQHPIIQHHRWAWRNDIPPPEAVVRCALACYYALVSALDAQIGRILEAIDTSSLHENTVVIYTSDHGEMAGHHGIWQKQCFYEPAVSVPLMMRLPLDEKSRAAQNVSLVDVLPTLLEVAGLETPSDLPGDSLLGIARQQPNETTRTVFSEYHHMGMLNAGFMLKRGDYKLCHYVGSEPQLFNVGTDPLENDDLAPKPEYATIRNEMEIALRAVVNPEQEDARAKENQRVRRLR
- a CDS encoding sulfatase-like hydrolase/transferase, which codes for MCDQMRWDAAGFAGSPIVQTPHLDRLAANGVCFENAYCASPVCSPARASWLTGLYPHAHLQLRNYGPKRMGEFGGYLPHDRITIGDVLKRAGYRCGIVGPWHLGDDHRPQHGFSDFWCAYRYLGDYPDPLFDYFDTEGVENLYRSGAPGMTQYGNILEFGTITDPRQQRTTWTIDCSLEFLQQQGDDPFFLFASIKDPHPLVLVPPDLPERYHEEEMPLSASLRDPLDGKPEFQNRGKFRIPSTVTDAEFRRMMTYYYALITHIDTQVGRLLNVLEGTNTVVAFISDHGELLGDHGYTEKCLMYEASVRVPCLLSWQNHLPSGFRVTTPLAGVDLMPTLLSFADQVPGTPIDGRSVAEAILNGRQPEHQPIFAEIASLDAIYHNANEPEELAACMMMTDGHWKYIRNRFDIDELYDLKTDPGEMRNVAHRPEHQNRIAQMRQQIAEMVCRTGPGPYAWCL
- a CDS encoding phytanoyl-CoA dioxygenase family protein, whose product is MDNEIMSNEENYAFDVAGYLHVPSVLNQEEVTALNAALDVVGEREVLLGGDSPHRELFRDLLVHPKLVWYLNQIIGHGFRLDQAPRLLGDQEGEISTLVGGDEPRNPSQAYFQQNGRRSSQGVRAIWVLEDVGQRDGGLVVVQASHKSNVETPHDLATGVDDMGLAVQPALKAGDLFLVATSTLQGVRPWKNAPKRLLTYGYAARAAVQSNPVGPHSETESLPGWAAEATPAQKAVMYVPGYKGSSPPPVINTDGEETWVEEDSSIIHPSIYTRDPNSGIDEKEFYFWDLNGYVVVPGVMDEQWLAEANEAIDKFQDRIVVGEELARGSISQAGTGRPLLPGLLDLPEPYNAPFRRMIAHPAVVQRLNWMGGSGYRMGGATVFCAVHGTSGHSLHDGNEPMSPSRGYYFKNGRSYAETVTITWQLRDVEPGLGGFACVPGSHKTQYSMPQGIRTCDDTMGLVVQPTMKAGDVLFFMDGGCTHGALAWKNPVPRRGVLIKYQSKNVNWGGGVIDPQDRWGDMVEDMTEEQFAVMRGPERDGRHRTVPRLVVEDGQVSVSYDSEGDGYASKLRRKPGEKRG